TTGGTACGCGACCAGTGGATTTACACCTTAAAGCATTGAAAGCAATGGGTGCTGATATCACAGTAAAAAATGGTTATATCAAAGCCCGTTGCAAAAAAGGGCGTTTGCAGGGGAAAACACTGGTATTTGATTCCGTTACGGTTACTGGCACAGAAAATGTATTAATGGCTGCTGTTCTTGCGGAAGGAAAAACTCTTATTAAAAATGCTGCGCGAGAACCAGAAGTAGTTGATTTGGCTAATTTTCTGAATCATATGGGTGCTAAAATTACTGGTGCTGGTAGTGGTACTATTGAAGTGGAAGGAGTTCCTGCTCTCTCTGGAGGCGCTTATTCAGTGATGCCAGATCGTATCGAAGCGGGTACTTATCTGACCGCAGGAGCTATAACTCGAGGTAAAGTGACTATACGCCGTGTTAAACCTGATAATTTACTGTCGATGTTGTGTAAATTTGAAGAGGCAGGAGCAGAATTATCAATTGGTGAAGATTGGGTTACTTTAAATATGCATGGACTTCGCCCGCAGGCTGTAAATATTGCAACAGCACCTTATCCAGCATTTCCCACAGACATGCAAGCGCAATTCATGGCATTAAATGCAATTGCTGATGGTACCTCCTCAGTCATTGAAAATATTTTTGAAAATCGTTTTATGCACGTACAAGAATTGCAGCGCATGGGAGCTCAAATTCAATTGAATGGGAATACTGCAATGATTAATGGGGTTGAGAAGTTAACAGGCGCCCCTGTAATGGCGACGGATTTACGTGCGTCTGCAAGCCTTATTTTGGCTGGGCTCGCCGCTGAAGGCGAAACATCGGTGGAGCGTGTTTACCATGTCGATAGAGGATATGAACGCATTGAAGAAAAACTATCCATGTTGGGTGCTGATATTAAGAGGGCCTCAGCTCGGTGATTTCACGTGATAAACTTGCCTGCTATCTGCACGAATTTTTAGGATGCAATAATTTTAATGATTATGCCCCGAATGGCGTGCAGATTGAAGGTAGGGAGTGCATTAAGCGTGTTTGTACTGCAGTCACTGCTTCTGCAGAAATAATAGAGCATGCAATTTCATTACATGCTGATGCTTTATTGGTTCATCATGGGTATTTTTGGCGAGGTGAGGAACCCATCATCACTGGCATGAAGCGACAGCGAATTGCCAAATTGCTTCGTGAAAATATTTCTCTTTTGGCCTATCACTTACCACTGGATTGTCATCCCGAAATTGGCAATAACGCTTGTTTAGCAAGGCTTTTCAATATTAAGTCCTGCAGAATGCATTTTGCTGGGAAAACGCCTAATCTTCTCTGGGCGGGTAAACTTGAGCAACCTACAACTACTGAGGAATTTTTACTGCAACTGCACGCCAAACTGGGTAGACTTCCTTTATTAATAAAAGGCTCAAGCAAGTCAATCCACTCTGTTGCCTGGTGTAGTGGTGCGGCACAGGATTTCATTGAGGAAGCTTGTAAGCTGGGAGTAGATGCTTATATTAGTGGTGAAATTTCAGAACGGACCTATTATCAAGCAAAGGAATTGGGAATTCACTACTTTGCCTGTGGTCATCATGCGACTGAACGCTATGGTATTCAGGAATTAGGGCATCACCTGGCTTCCCATTTCAAATTAGAACATCATTTTATTGATAGTGCTAATCCTGTTTAACCCCACTTTCGAGAAGGTGAATGCTCAGGGTTATATTCTTGAATTATTTGTGGATAGAAATCTTTAAAGCGTTGAACGATAGCAATTAATTTTTCATCATTAAACAAGCTCTGTAGTTCTTCACTATCAAAGTTAGTCTCTTCATTGAATACCTCACCGGCATCATTGATAGCGTTAAATAACTTCACTGCTATGTCACGACTTAGAAAAGAAGTATACTCATTATGAATATAGTTCAACACTTCCAATTTAAAGGAGCGCCTGTTCGCCACTAGATCAAAACTTAACTGATCGCAGCTGTCTACTCGCAAACTCTTATAGTGATGCATTTGTATGCTTATCGTGTAGTCTTTTCCAAGTTTATCAAGGAAAGTTTCTGCAGTTGGAAAATAGGCTTCTATTTCTGGTAGATCATTTTGACATAGATAAATTAAGATAAGGTTAAGAAGTATACAAATAGGATATATTTTGGATTATAGTAGGAGTAGAAATAAATTTGTTTGGTGCTGATGATTATTTCGCGTCCACTAGTTAGAATTTCAAATCAGCAGCTTCAATGGGTGCGATTGATTATGAGGAGAAATAATGCATTCAATAAGTGAATGGTGGATGTGGGTCGCTTTTTTTCTCTTTATCAGTTTAATGTTAGCCATTGATATATTTGTCTTTGGGGGTAAAAAGGCACATCGTGTTTCCACCAGAGAAGCGTTGACGTGGGTAATTGTCTGGGTAACTCTGGCGTTATTATTTAATCTTCTCTTGTGGCTTTATCTGTTAAATACTACGGATGCAGCTACCGCTCATCGACAAGCGTTAGAGTTTTTTACGGGCTATCTAATAGAAGAATCACTTTCAATAGACAATATGTTTATCTTTGTAATGATTTTTAAGTATTTTGCTGTACCCATGGAATATCAAAGACGCGTTTTACTGTTTGGAGTGATAGGTGCAATTGTCATGCGTCTCCTACTCATTTTATTAGGATTGTGGCTGGTTAATCAATTTCATTGGATACTGTATGTATTTGGAGCATTTTTGTTCTTTAGTGGTATTAAGCTTTTTTTTGTGGCTGAAAAAGAGCCTACGCTTGAAAAAAATTGGCTTTTATTTTGGATGCGGAAACACTTAAGAGTTACTGATAATTTTTATAAGGAGCATTTTTTTGTAAAGAAAGATAATTTACTTTATATTACGCCACTATTTTTAGTGTTAGTGCTTATTGAGGCAAGCGATTTAATTTTTGCTCTAGACAGTATTCCGGCAATTTTTGCGATTACGGATGATCCCTTTATTATATTTACTTCAAATATTTTTGCGATTTTGGGTTTACGGGCTATGTATTTTTTGCTTGCAAATATGGCAGATCGTTTTCATCTTCTGAAATATGGTATTGCACTTATTTTAACGTTTGTTGGTTTTAAAATGTTAATTGCTTATTGGATTAAATTACCTATTTTTATTTCCTTAGGATTTATCGTTGCTACTTTGATTATGAGTGTTTTGGGTAGTCTAGTAAGTAAAAAACATCGCAAAAAAATATAAGAGGTATTTTAGTGTCAGATTTTAAGCCGCAAGCATTTGCCTATGGTAAACCCAATAGTACCGGCAACATAAAATGTTCTCCTGAGGATTTTAGCGTTCATGAAATACTAGGATTTGATTTAACTGGAGAGGGTGAGCATTTATATTTGCAAATCGAAAAGAAGGGATTAAATACTGAAGAGGTGGTCAGGTCACTGGCTCGACGGTTAGTAAAATCGGAAAAAGCGATTTCCTATGCAGGCCTAAAAGATAAAGAGGCAGTAACAACCCAGTGGTTTTCAATTCATTGTCCGGGTGAAGTCATTAACGCAGAAACTTTGGAAGGCGAGGGATGGCGCGTGCTACAAGCGAAAAGGCATGCTAAAAAACTAAGAACAGGAGCTTTGGCTGCTAACCAATTTACTTTGGTTGTACGTGACCTTACTCACCTTGAAAAGGTTGAAGAGCGTCTGGAGCAAATTTCAGCCAATGGTGTGCCCAATTATTTCGGCCCTCAACGCTTTGGTTATGGTAATAATAATTTACTAAAAGCTGAACAGCTGCTGTTAGCTGGCATTCGAGTCAAAAATCGTTTTCTTCGTGGTATTTATTATTCAGCGGCTCGTGCTTTTTTATTTAATCAAATTTTGAGTGAACGCGTGCAAGCTAACACCTGGAATAAAGCAATGGCTGGAGATGTCATGCAGTTAACGGGATCCAACAGTATTTTTTCCATTGAAGAAAGTGATGCTGTTATTGAAAAAAGAGTTGCTGAGTTTGACATTTCTCCTGCGGCTCCATTATGGGGAAGAGGGGAAGAGCGACTTCAAATGCAGGCATTGGCATTGCAACAAAAAGCGTTATTGCCTTATAACTCTTGGTGTAAAGCATTGGAACAACATGGATTGGATCGTGCCTATCGCTCGTTAAGATTGGTTGTTGAGCAAATGAAATGGGACTGGCAGGGTGACAATTTACAGTTATCTTTTCAATTAACTGCAGGCAGTTATGCAACTGCTGTAATGAGAGAACTAATCGTAATGGATTAAAAATAGACTTCCTTCCATGCATGGGTTTCAATGTTAGTCAAAAATGACCCAACTTATTAGAGAGAAATTTTGTGACGATTCCTCAGATCCTGAAAGCCACATAGTTGTTTGAAGGCTCCTCAATAGCGGTTTCATTTCTAGATTCCGTGCTTTTGTGCGGTATCTAAACAGTAGCTGAGAATTTTCAGTCTCACTGGTACTGTGTGGACGCGGTTTAAATGGTTATTGAAGCGCTACTTTTATCGCAGTCTTCCACAATATTTTCTTTTTCACCCGTATAAGAAGCAAGCATAGCCAAACTGTCATCCCCATTAATCTGTATAAGTTTCCGTTCTTTCTCTGCCTGGATGGCAAATAAATTTTTCAATTCTTCCAGATAAAGCGGTTTCTTTTCTTCATCCAGTGGGACAACTGCAGTTTGCTCTCCATTAACCGTTACTTTTAGCGCACCTTCATGAATATCAAACTCAACAGGGCATAACTGATAGTTAGGAGGCATTTGAGCAGATAAAGTACTAGAATCGACAAACTTTAATTCAACGCCGTTAATAACACGATGCCCATTAGCTAATAAAATACCATTTAAATGTTCTGGATTGCTGCGACCTGAATAAAGTTGAGCAAGCAAAATTCCTGTTTTATACACTAATTTCCATCCCAGATCGGCAGATAAACCAGTGACTAATCCAAGTCCTTGTCCGGCAATATTACCCGCAGTACCTAATATCCAGGCTAAGCTTACGCCGCAGTAAGTATTTAAAATACGTCCGGCATAGGTTGGTACCAGTAATGAAACCCCTACCCCAGCGGATGGTCCCATCAGTAATACTAGTCCGCTGCCTAAAACTGCAGTCAATTTGTAGTGAACTGGCAGTAATTTAGAAGATTCGCCAACCATCTTTCCCAATAAGAAACCCATGGTATATCCTGTAAACTCTAAAGGCTTACCCATTAATGGCATCATCACTTTTGTTATCGGGAAATTTGTCAGGTATTTTTCATGTAAAGCATTACAGCTTTTCGTGACGAAATGTAAAAAATCATCCCATTGCTTTTCAGTAAATTTCTGTGAGAGCTGAGCATTAATTGCTTCGAAGCGTCCTCGCTCCAACAGGTAACGTTTTGTGGCTAATAGACAACAGGCCTTGGTTTCTTCATCCAGATAATTGGTTGAAGTAATCCCCATGGCTTCATACATCAGTTGCTCTAAAACAGCGTTTTCACCAGAACATACTGCATAAGTTTCATCAATCTGTGCTTTAACACTGAGACAAACTGTCACGAGGACACATAACGCAGTATGATATTTAGCGACAAGTTCCTTTACTGATGGCGACTCCTCAAGTGTTTTATTGATGGTATCTCCTGGTTCCATTTCATCTTTTGATAATTCGCTTTTGATAAAATGTTGTAATTTTTCCGGGGTAATTTTATCCGTTAAAAGGTCACCTTTTAATGCCTCAAGCCATTTTTCAATAAGACTAATTTGTTTGTTGCGAGCTTTAATATCTTTTGCACCAAAGAAACGACTGATGCGATAAGGTTGTTTGCTTTCATCAAGAGTAACATTAGCACGCTCCTGATAATTGATGCGTATAGTTTGTAATTTAGTGATGAATTCATCAGATAGTACGAAGAGCATGGTGCACCTCACGTCCTGTTAAAATATCGTCCTAATTTTTTATATTACGGATTCTCTGATTAAATGCAATCTTAAGTGGTTAAATTTTTACTTTACACCAGTCGTAATCGAGTTAATGCATTGCGGCACTGATATCTATTTACGTTATAAAATCGCGGAATGTGGGTGATAGTGTAAAAACAGATAGTTACGTAACAAAATATTATTGACTCTTCTAATTAACCAATTGAAAAACTGATGATATAGTGGCTTATATATTGGTAAAAAGTATTATTTTTCAGGGCTGGTATGACATCAATTAAGCATTTTATCAAGTTACTTAGACTCTCTCACTGGACTAAGGCAGCTTTTGTTTTACTTGGTGTTTTTTACGCAGGCTCCGTTGAATATCTTCCGGATGCTTTATTAGCTGCACTTGCTTTTTGTTTAATTGCAAGCGCGGTTTATATTTACAATGATTTTCAAGATCGCGAAGAAGATCGTCTGCATCCACAGAAATGTGATCGACCATTAGCATCAGGTGAAGTATCCGTAGATTTTGCCGTAGGCATGTTAGCTTTTCTTTTAATTGGAGGTTTATTATTAGGTTGGTCTATCTCAAGCAATCTGGCAGCATTACTGGGCATGTATTTATTAATAAATCTAGCCTACAATCATTTGCTAAAAAATGTACCTATTCTTGATGTATTATGTATCGCCAGTGGGTTTTTATTAAGAGTTTTAGCGGGAACTATTGGTATAGGATTACCTATTTCATGGTGGTTGGCTTTTACAGCCACTCTAATCAGTTTATTTATTGCATTATGTAAACGTCGCCTGGAAAAACAGTTGGGGCTGCATTATTCAACGCGTGCAGTTTTAAAAAAATACTCTTCTCATTTACTTGATCTTCTAATAGTGATCACTGCGATAGCAAGTTTTGCCGCCTATTTTTTTTATACCATTTACGCACGTGATGAATCATTTTATTTTCTGCTAACTCTTCCTTTCGCTGCGATAGGTATATGGCGTTTCGCTTGGCTGACTACGCGAAATCCAAAAAATGATGATCCGGTTTCACTCTTTTTTAATGATAATTTATCGCGTTTTAATTTATTTTGTTTTCTGATATTAACCTTTATTGCTCTAATTAATTAAATGATAAAAAAAGCAGGTTTATTTATCGCTTTATTTGTTGGTTTTGGCTATTTGTTGGTTTTACAAACCAAGGCAGTCTGGCCTTTCACAATTGATGATATGTATATCTCACTTCGCTATGCCAGACACTGGGTAGAAGGGCATGGTTTGCTATGGAATATTGCTGAAGAACCTGTGGAAGGTTATTCAAATTTTAGTTTTGTTGTCTTTGCAGCAATAGCCCTTCAATTAAATATTGAGCCAGTGATTGTCCTTAAAAGTTTAGGCGTGGCAGGACTTTTTTTAAGTACACTAAGCCTTTATTTTCTCTCCCGTTTTTGGTTTAAGCCATGGATTGCCTGCCTTCCCTGTGTGTGGTTATTACTTTACAAAGGAGAAATTCTTTGGAGTGTAAGTGGGTTGGAAACAACAGTGTATCAGGCACTTATCTGTTCCTCATTGTTTTTTTTATTTCGTGGGATGGGTTACCAACTATTTCCCAAGAGGCGAGGTCAGTCAAACTGGAGTTATTGGATTGTGGCCAGTATGCTATTAGCACTGGCAGGTCTCACCAGACCAGAAGCACCAGCATTAATGCTGACGTTTTATGGATTAGCTCTCTTTGATAAACCTGAAACCAATATCCGCAATTATTATTATGGGTTATTTCTGGGCGGTCTCACTCTTGCAGTGTTATTTTTATCTTATTTTTTTTGGCGATGGCAATATTATGGTCGTCTATTCCCTAATGCGGTTTATTGTAAAGGATTTAGGAGCTTCTCTTTTGTACTGAGTATGGAATACCTCAGCCTTATTTGGCCTTTTTTATTAATTGCATTGCCTGCTTTATTAAAAGCCAAAGACAAACGGTATTATTTTTTATGGTTACCTTCTCTTGTCTATTTAGTATTATTTTTCGGGGCAGATCCTGTAGTAGCTTTTGCAAATCGCTTATTTTTGCCTGTTTTTATTCTGCTTTTGCCACTTACACTGCAGGGGATGAAGTATTCTATCTCCTATTTTACTCCAGGGAACGACAACTTAGGATCCTTTTATTTAACAATGGCGGCCTTTCTTTTTGCTTTCTTGTTCATTCCGAAAATGACGCTAGCTCATTATCGATATTTCACTATAAATCCTCAGGCAGGAATTAAACTTCGGCAGGAAGTAGTTGCCTGGTTAGAGAAGTATGTTCAGCCGGATAGTCGCGTCGTTCTAGCGGATAGTGGTTTAATTCCCTATGTCAGCTCTTTAAATTTTATCGACTCCTACTGTTTAAATAATAAAAAAATGACCGCCTTATCAACGGAAAATAGGTATTTATGGCTATGTGATCAAGTGATGAAAAGTCAACCCGAAGTCATCATCTTAACCTCTTTAAAGATAGACGATAGAATCATTTATACCCCCGCCGATTTGTGTCTCAAACAAGCTTTAAAAGTAGATAAACGATATAAATTTAGAACGTATTTTAAATCCGATAGTCAAAAATCCTCCTATCGCTATGAAATCTATACCCTATTAAATTGAAGCTGTAGTAAGATAAGGCACTATTTATCTGGATTGAATCTTGCTCAGCTAAAGGATTTGTTTATATGCAGAGATTTGTTTATTTTTTTAAAAAGTTGTATAAAAAACTTCCTGTTATTGCTTTTGACATGCTGGCTATTCCACTAGCCTGGTATTTGGCATACTGGTTGCGTTATAACTTGCAGCCTTTTCCTCGCGATTTGACAAGCTCCTATTCGTTGATGTCATTGTTGATTTTGGCGTTAATCCAAACGGGATCTTATTACTATTTTAAAGTCTATCGCGGCTTGTGGTGCTTTTCTTCATTAAACGATGTGGCAAGAATTATTAAGGCCACTGCCTTTGCTACCGTTCTTTCTGTTTTGGTTCTTTATTTTACCTCTTTGCTGCAACATATTCCTCGTTCTGTATTTCCTTTATATGATTTAACGTTAATCACTTTTCTGTGTGGAGGAAGATTACTTCTGCGTTCCTATTGGGATTGGAAAGGAAAGGGGAAATCGTTAGAAAGCAAACGGGTTTTAATTATAGGTGCAGGTAGAGCTGGAGAGGGGCTGGTTCGTGACTTGAAACGTACTAAATCTTATCTTCCCATTGGTTTTATTGATGATAATTTAGGAAAAAGAGGTTTAGAGGTTCACGGCGTTCCTGTTTTAGGTACAACTCGGGATTTACTTAATTTAGTAGGTGAACATAGTATTGATCTTATTTTTATTGCTATACCTTCAGCTCGTTCAGCAGCGATGCGTCGCATAGTAAATCATTGTGAAGCGTGTAAAATTCCTTTTCGCACATTGCCTAGTCTTTCAGCATTAGCTGCAGGGCGGGTGGAAGTAGACGCATTACGAGAAGTGAATATCGAAGATCTCCTGGGAAGAGATCAGGTTCAGTTGGATTGGCAGAAAATAGCATCGAGCATTCAAGACAAACGTATTGTAGTAACAGGTGGTGGCGGTTCAATTGGTTCTGAATTGTGTCGCCAGATTATGCTGCTGCAACCTCAAAAGTTATTAATTATAGATAATTCGGAATTTAACCTCTATAAAATCGAGCTTGAGTTAAGTAAAAAATTCCCGGATATTGCGTTTGAGTTAGCATTAATTTCTGTCACCGATATAACTGCAGTGGACTTCTTGTTTCATCAATTTAAGCCTCAAATTGTTTTTCATGCGGCGGCTTATAAACATGTGCCGATGTTAGAAGAACAGGTTCGTGTTGCTGTGCAAAATAATGTAATTGGCACTCAGGTAGTTGCAGAAGCAAGTGTGGCTGTTGGTGTTGAAAAATTTATTTTAATTTCAACCGATAAAGCAGTTAATCCCACCAATGTAATGGGTACAACCAAGCGAGTGGCTGAAATTTACTGCCAAAATTTAAACGAGCGTGTCGATACACAATTTATTACTGTCCGTTTTGGTAATGTACTGGGCTCTGCAGGAAGCGTTGTTCCTTTATTCCAAAAACAAATACAAGCCGGCGGGCCCATAACAGTCACTCATCCGGATATTCAACGTTATTTTATGACTATTCCTGAAGCCTGCCAATTGATTCTGCAAGCAATGGTTAATGGCATAGGGGGTGAAATTTTCGTTCTTGATATGGGTGAACCTATTAAAATTAGCTATCTTGCTGATCAGATGATCCGTTTATCTGGCAAAGAACCCGGTAAAGATATCGCTATTGAATACACTGGATTAAGGCCAGGGGAAAAGCTCTTTGAAGAATTATTTCATGCCTCTGAACAATTGGTACAAACCTCCCACGAAAAATTGTTTAAAGCCAGATTTCGCCATTTGGAGTGGACGGAATTAACGCAAACAATTCGATTATTAAATAGGGCGTGTACAATGCATAATAATTCAGAGCTTTATATTCTATTGAAAAGTTTAGTACCTGAATTTAATTCGCAAACTGAAAGCCTCGCGATTGTGAATGCCTTGGAATAGATTACTTTCGTTTCTTGTCATAGAACAATATAAACAAGCAGGTAGCCAATGAATTTTCCCTATGCTCTTGTCGATTTAACGCATACACTGACAGCGTCAATTCCCTGTTGGGAGGGCACTTGTGGATTTCAACATCACAATGTACATGATTATGAAGCGGGTTTGGATATTTCATTTCGTGTGCAACGCCTTGATATGGATGCAGGTATAGGTACACATGTCGATGCTCCCGCTCATTGTATCAAGGGAGGTAAAACTATAGCAGACTTGGATTTAAATAAATTGCTATCTCCATGTATCGTTATTGATGTTACCGGTGTCGCGAACGCCAATTATATTGTGAGTCCTAAGGACATTTTAGCGTTTGAAGCTGCTTATAGTGAAATAACTGCGGGTTCTTTTGTTATTGTCAGAACCGGGTGGGACAAATATTGGGGTAATCCTCATAAATATCGCAATAATTATAATTTTCCCTGTATCGCGGCAGAGACTGCTGAGTTACTCTTGCAGCGTAAAATCACAGGATTGGGGATAGATACACTTTCTCCTGATAGACCCGATACAGGATACCCGGTTCATCGCATGCTTTTAGGGGCGGGAAAATACATCGTTGAAAATATAGCGAATGCAAAATCGCTCCCAGCAATAGGAAGTTATATTTTGGTTTTACCTATCAAAATAAAGGGGGGTACTGAAGCCCCTGTTCGTTTAATTGCTTTATTAAAAAAGAAATGAAAAAATTTAATGGCATATAGTCAGGGAATTCGATGAATTTTTGTCATCAGTCATTGTAAAGGAATGCTAAAATTCGTTGTTTTTGTAATTTTATAGATCAAATTGGTTTATTATTGATTAACTTGGGAAGGAGATTAATCAGGAGATAAATCATGTCCAATCCAGCCTTGTTAAAATTCATTACTACTCCACATCCCGCTTTAATCAGGCAATTAGAGCAGGCAGAACCTCATAATTTTGATGGTATTTTTATTAAGGCAGTCCCTTTGGCGGGGCAGGGCAACAAAGAGGGAGGTGGGTTTAGTGAAGGTGTTTATCTATATCAAAACGAGCAAGGGGAATATCGGGTTCTGAAAGTGCTGGCGAAGAAGCAAATGAATCTATATGGTGGTATCAACCGC
This region of Legionella clemsonensis genomic DNA includes:
- the truD gene encoding tRNA pseudouridine(13) synthase TruD yields the protein MSDFKPQAFAYGKPNSTGNIKCSPEDFSVHEILGFDLTGEGEHLYLQIEKKGLNTEEVVRSLARRLVKSEKAISYAGLKDKEAVTTQWFSIHCPGEVINAETLEGEGWRVLQAKRHAKKLRTGALAANQFTLVVRDLTHLEKVEERLEQISANGVPNYFGPQRFGYGNNNLLKAEQLLLAGIRVKNRFLRGIYYSAARAFLFNQILSERVQANTWNKAMAGDVMQLTGSNSIFSIEESDAVIEKRVAEFDISPAAPLWGRGEERLQMQALALQQKALLPYNSWCKALEQHGLDRAYRSLRLVVEQMKWDWQGDNLQLSFQLTAGSYATAVMRELIVMD
- a CDS encoding decaprenyl-phosphate phosphoribosyltransferase; the encoded protein is MTSIKHFIKLLRLSHWTKAAFVLLGVFYAGSVEYLPDALLAALAFCLIASAVYIYNDFQDREEDRLHPQKCDRPLASGEVSVDFAVGMLAFLLIGGLLLGWSISSNLAALLGMYLLINLAYNHLLKNVPILDVLCIASGFLLRVLAGTIGIGLPISWWLAFTATLISLFIALCKRRLEKQLGLHYSTRAVLKKYSSHLLDLLIVITAIASFAAYFFYTIYARDESFYFLLTLPFAAIGIWRFAWLTTRNPKNDDPVSLFFNDNLSRFNLFCFLILTFIALIN
- a CDS encoding polysaccharide biosynthesis protein; its protein translation is MQRFVYFFKKLYKKLPVIAFDMLAIPLAWYLAYWLRYNLQPFPRDLTSSYSLMSLLILALIQTGSYYYFKVYRGLWCFSSLNDVARIIKATAFATVLSVLVLYFTSLLQHIPRSVFPLYDLTLITFLCGGRLLLRSYWDWKGKGKSLESKRVLIIGAGRAGEGLVRDLKRTKSYLPIGFIDDNLGKRGLEVHGVPVLGTTRDLLNLVGEHSIDLIFIAIPSARSAAMRRIVNHCEACKIPFRTLPSLSALAAGRVEVDALREVNIEDLLGRDQVQLDWQKIASSIQDKRIVVTGGGGSIGSELCRQIMLLQPQKLLIIDNSEFNLYKIELELSKKFPDIAFELALISVTDITAVDFLFHQFKPQIVFHAAAYKHVPMLEEQVRVAVQNNVIGTQVVAEASVAVGVEKFILISTDKAVNPTNVMGTTKRVAEIYCQNLNERVDTQFITVRFGNVLGSAGSVVPLFQKQIQAGGPITVTHPDIQRYFMTIPEACQLILQAMVNGIGGEIFVLDMGEPIKISYLADQMIRLSGKEPGKDIAIEYTGLRPGEKLFEELFHASEQLVQTSHEKLFKARFRHLEWTELTQTIRLLNRACTMHNNSELYILLKSLVPEFNSQTESLAIVNALE
- a CDS encoding cyclase family protein, translating into MNFPYALVDLTHTLTASIPCWEGTCGFQHHNVHDYEAGLDISFRVQRLDMDAGIGTHVDAPAHCIKGGKTIADLDLNKLLSPCIVIDVTGVANANYIVSPKDILAFEAAYSEITAGSFVIVRTGWDKYWGNPHKYRNNYNFPCIAAETAELLLQRKITGLGIDTLSPDRPDTGYPVHRMLLGAGKYIVENIANAKSLPAIGSYILVLPIKIKGGTEAPVRLIALLKKK
- a CDS encoding protein LphB, whose translation is MIKKAGLFIALFVGFGYLLVLQTKAVWPFTIDDMYISLRYARHWVEGHGLLWNIAEEPVEGYSNFSFVVFAAIALQLNIEPVIVLKSLGVAGLFLSTLSLYFLSRFWFKPWIACLPCVWLLLYKGEILWSVSGLETTVYQALICSSLFFLFRGMGYQLFPKRRGQSNWSYWIVASMLLALAGLTRPEAPALMLTFYGLALFDKPETNIRNYYYGLFLGGLTLAVLFLSYFFWRWQYYGRLFPNAVYCKGFRSFSFVLSMEYLSLIWPFLLIALPALLKAKDKRYYFLWLPSLVYLVLFFGADPVVAFANRLFLPVFILLLPLTLQGMKYSISYFTPGNDNLGSFYLTMAAFLFAFLFIPKMTLAHYRYFTINPQAGIKLRQEVVAWLEKYVQPDSRVVLADSGLIPYVSSLNFIDSYCLNNKKMTALSTENRYLWLCDQVMKSQPEVIILTSLKIDDRIIYTPADLCLKQALKVDKRYKFRTYFKSDSQKSSYRYEIYTLLN
- a CDS encoding Nif3-like dinuclear metal center hexameric protein — its product is MISRDKLACYLHEFLGCNNFNDYAPNGVQIEGRECIKRVCTAVTASAEIIEHAISLHADALLVHHGYFWRGEEPIITGMKRQRIAKLLRENISLLAYHLPLDCHPEIGNNACLARLFNIKSCRMHFAGKTPNLLWAGKLEQPTTTEEFLLQLHAKLGRLPLLIKGSSKSIHSVAWCSGAAQDFIEEACKLGVDAYISGEISERTYYQAKELGIHYFACGHHATERYGIQELGHHLASHFKLEHHFIDSANPV
- the murA gene encoding UDP-N-acetylglucosamine 1-carboxyvinyltransferase; this translates as MDKLIINGGKALQGEVTISGAKNAALPIMAATLLASDNVTIANVPHLKDVTTMMELLGQLGAQLTVDEKMNVQVDASQVNEYVAPYELVKTMRASILVLGPLLARFGQADVSLPGGCAIGTRPVDLHLKALKAMGADITVKNGYIKARCKKGRLQGKTLVFDSVTVTGTENVLMAAVLAEGKTLIKNAAREPEVVDLANFLNHMGAKITGAGSGTIEVEGVPALSGGAYSVMPDRIEAGTYLTAGAITRGKVTIRRVKPDNLLSMLCKFEEAGAELSIGEDWVTLNMHGLRPQAVNIATAPYPAFPTDMQAQFMALNAIADGTSSVIENIFENRFMHVQELQRMGAQIQLNGNTAMINGVEKLTGAPVMATDLRASASLILAGLAAEGETSVERVYHVDRGYERIEEKLSMLGADIKRASAR
- a CDS encoding TerC family protein encodes the protein MHSISEWWMWVAFFLFISLMLAIDIFVFGGKKAHRVSTREALTWVIVWVTLALLFNLLLWLYLLNTTDAATAHRQALEFFTGYLIEESLSIDNMFIFVMIFKYFAVPMEYQRRVLLFGVIGAIVMRLLLILLGLWLVNQFHWILYVFGAFLFFSGIKLFFVAEKEPTLEKNWLLFWMRKHLRVTDNFYKEHFFVKKDNLLYITPLFLVLVLIEASDLIFALDSIPAIFAITDDPFIIFTSNIFAILGLRAMYFLLANMADRFHLLKYGIALILTFVGFKMLIAYWIKLPIFISLGFIVATLIMSVLGSLVSKKHRKKI